In the genome of Candidatus Ornithobacterium hominis, the window CGGTGGGGCACATCTCCGAATCCATCTTTATCCAAATCATACCCCGTGTAATCACTCCAATAATTTTGTTCAAAAGAATTATTGTTTATCCCCCCTCTATAAGAAAGCTCAAAGCTGTTATTAATAAAGTTATTTTTTATAAAATGATTATCATAAGAAGCACCCTTCACCTTCAGCGCCCATCCATTTCTATCAAACTGATTACCTTTATAATTAATTCTATTGGTTCCTTCAATTTGAATTCCAGTAGTGTTTTTGTAGAATTTATTTCCAGTGATTTCGGCATCAGAAATTTCTTTCAAAAGCAAACCATAGGCAGAAGCTCCCCAACTTTGCTTGAAGCTATTATTTATCATTTCAATCTTATTGGAATACATCACGGCAACGCCCGTTGCATTATTTTCAAAAACATTATTGATGTACTTATTACCGTCAGAAAACATAAAATGTAAGCCATAGCGAATATTTTTGTAGCTGTGATTTCCTTTGATGATGCAATCTGCCGAACGTTCAATATAAATTCCGTCACGTGAGCCTGTGATTTCATTGTTTAAAACTTTCACATTTTTCACGTTCCAAAAGTGCACGCCACTCCCTGAATCATAATCATTCAAAGATGCGCCGTAGAGTTGATTGTTTTGAAGCGTTCCATTAGCGACTTGTGATAGATAAAATCCATACAAAAAATTTTTCAACACCAAATTACTGATAAAAAAATCTTGGCAGCTGGAAAGGCGCACAGCGGCATAAATGGTAGAAATATCTGAACCTACATTTTGCACTGTGAAATTGCGTAACTCTACCCCATCTGCCAAGATGTGTATGATTTGCCCTTTCTTCTCACCATCTATCACTACCCCTGATTCTCCTATAATTTTTACAGATTTAGTGATTTCAATATTATATTCTCTATATACTCCTTTTTTTAACTTTATAACATCTCCATTATTTGCTTGGGTTAAAGCTTTTTTAATGCTAGATAATTGACCATCAGGAGAAACTATGATTTCTCTTCCCTTAGCAAAAATGGATAATAAAAGTAAAAGAACAAATATTTTTTTGAACATTATTTTTTAATGATTGTGATGATGATGATGACCATGAGAATCATGACTTCCGCTGTTCTCACCAAGCAATGCATATGCTTCTTCTGATGTAATCGCTTTTCCGCCATTTTGCTCTAAAAATTGATTTCTTTCGGCTTCTGTTTTGAAGGCTGTAATATTTCCTCCCATTGGTGTTTCTACCGCTTCAGAATGTGCAAAAAACGCCTCTTCCACAGAAATCAACTCTCCTGGTTGTTCAATAAAGTTTACCATTTCATGGCTGTATTGGTAATCATTTCCATCTTTAAAATGAACCATACAAGACATATCATCAAAGGAATATACTTTCCCTTTGTCTGTCACTAGTTGTGCTGCGTGAATATTGTCAACAATCGTCATTTGACAAAAATCACAATTTTTAGAACCATAATTAATGGCTTGCGGTCCTTTGTTACAAGAAACGATGAACAAAAAACTGACTAATAAAGCTAAATATTTCATAATTATTTTTTTTTCGGTGCAATTAAATAAGCTACAAAGGTAAGCAACATTCCTATAAATAAAAACACTCCACCTAAAGCTGGATAAGAATGCGCGTCAATATTTAAAATCCTTTTAGATCCGATAAAAGGCGGACTGAAACCCAGTATATTCCCATTGTCATCTAATATTTTAATGGGTGCCATTGGATTAAGTTCATGTCCATAATTTTGTTCCCAAAGATAAAAATCTAACATTCCTGCAGCAGCACATAAAGCCATGACAATAAACCAACCTAAATACCAGTTTTTCTCTTTAAAAATTCCTATTAAAATTCCTGCTATAGACATCACTAAAATCACAATTGGGAAAATTTTGAACTCTGGAATTGTTTCTGGAATTTCTTTCATACCAACATAATGATTTAGAATATCAATATTTTTGATGTCATGTGGTTGATCATCTTCAAATTTATAAATGTAAATCAACATGCCTAGATCTCTTGTAGGGTATTGCGGAGCAGAAAGCGAAATTTTCCAAAGTGGGAAAATAAACAATGTCAAAAGCAAAGCACTTCCTAATATCATTAAAATTTTTGATTTCATATAAATCATGCTTTTAAAGTTAAATAAAAAGGCAAAGAATTTCACCCTTTGCCTTCTTTAGAAAAATATTTATGAAAAAACTAATTATTTACTACCTATGTTGCTCTGCAGTTTTCACAGGCTCACCCAAGCTCCAAGCTAATGGAACGTTTGAACCTTGTGGCGAAACTCGTATGTAACCTTGCATCTCTTGGTGCAAAGCTGAGCAGAAATCTGTACAATAGAATGGCCATACACCAGCTTTTTTAGGCGTCCATACTAAAGTCTCTGTTTGCCCAGGCATTACCAGTATCTCTGCATTATTCGCCCCCATCATAGAGAATCCATGTGGTACATCAAAATCCTGTTCTAGATTAGTTACATGGAAGTAAACTGTATCGCCCAAGCGAATACCCTCAATATTGTCTGGGCTAAAGTTACTCCTAATCATGGTCATATAAATATGAACATCATTTCCTTTTCTCTCTACACGTGCCTGATTAGCTGCTGTAGTAGCATAAGGGTGCTTGTTATCTGAAATGTTATAGATTTTTTTAGACTTCCCTGTTATTTTTTCACTTGGAATACCTGCTGCATAGTGTGGCTCGCCAATTGTAGGGAAATCACTCAATAGCTCCATTTTCTCACCACTAATATCGAATAATTGTGCAGAATGATTC includes:
- a CDS encoding nitrous oxide reductase family maturation protein NosD codes for the protein MFKKIFVLLLLLSIFAKGREIIVSPDGQLSSIKKALTQANNGDVIKLKKGVYREYNIEITKSVKIIGESGVVIDGEKKGQIIHILADGVELRNFTVQNVGSDISTIYAAVRLSSCQDFFISNLVLKNFLYGFYLSQVANGTLQNNQLYGASLNDYDSGSGVHFWNVKNVKVLNNEITGSRDGIYIERSADCIIKGNHSYKNIRYGLHFMFSDGNKYINNVFENNATGVAVMYSNKIEMINNSFKQSWGASAYGLLLKEISDAEITGNKFYKNTTGIQIEGTNRINYKGNQFDRNGWALKVKGASYDNHFIKNNFINNSFELSYRGGINNNSFEQNYWSDYTGYDLDKDGFGDVPHRPVKLFSYLVNETPEAIILLRSLFIDIINFSEKVSPVFTPDNLVDSQPKMIPYK
- a CDS encoding nitrous oxide reductase accessory protein NosL, translating into MKYLALLVSFLFIVSCNKGPQAINYGSKNCDFCQMTIVDNIHAAQLVTDKGKVYSFDDMSCMVHFKDGNDYQYSHEMVNFIEQPGELISVEEAFFAHSEAVETPMGGNITAFKTEAERNQFLEQNGGKAITSEEAYALLGENSGSHDSHGHHHHHNH